The following are from one region of the Qipengyuania flava genome:
- a CDS encoding redoxin domain-containing protein codes for MPSPCWSSIAASCPICKKYLEELSGKLGKFTDKGINVFAVSMDSPERAAVSHEEWDTGDVPLAHSMSEEKAREWGLYISQKRDGSQEPETFSEPGLFLVKPDGTLHFAVVQNAPFTRPDLDDLLSGLTYTLEHDYPTRGTLT; via the coding sequence ATGCCTTCACCATGCTGGTCTTCTATCGCGGCAAGCTGTCCGATCTGCAAGAAGTACCTCGAAGAGCTGTCGGGCAAACTCGGCAAGTTCACCGATAAGGGCATCAACGTCTTCGCCGTATCGATGGACAGCCCCGAGCGCGCGGCCGTAAGCCATGAGGAATGGGACACGGGCGATGTGCCTCTGGCCCACTCGATGAGCGAAGAGAAGGCCCGCGAATGGGGCCTCTACATCAGCCAGAAGCGCGACGGCAGCCAGGAGCCGGAAACCTTCTCCGAACCCGGCCTGTTCCTCGTGAAGCCCGACGGCACGCTACATTTCGCGGTTGTGCAGAACGCACCATTCACGCGGCCCGATCTCGACGATCTGCTAAGCGGGCTGACCTACACGCTCGAACACGACTACCCGACGCGCGGCACGCTGACCTGA